CCGAGGGTGGTGGGGTAGTCGCCGGGATGGGCTTCGGCGAGCCGGAATGTGTACTTGGGTTTGTTGTCGGCGGCGGGGGCGGCGTCTTTTTTGCCGCCGCAGCCGGCGACGAGCACACCCATCGCAAGGATGATTGCCAGGCTGACTGCTAACCATTTTTTGCTGTTCATTCTTTTCCCTCCATGTTTTTATATGGTTGCGTTTCGCTGTACGCGTTATTCCGTGTTCTGCCGCCTCCTCCCGCAGCAATTTCCGTTATTCGACCCTATTTGAACAGGGACGGTAACCACAGGACGGTCTGGGGTATGTAGGTGATGAGGAGCAGGACGACGATCATGGCGTAGAAGAAGGGCAGCATGGCTTTGGTCCCCTGGGAGATGGTGACGCCGCCGATGGCGCAGCCGATGAAGAGCACGGTGCCGACAGGGGGGGTGAGGAGGCCCATGCCGGAGTTGAAGATGAGCATGAGGCCGAAGTGTACGGGGTCCATGCCGAAGGAGACGCAGACGGGCAGGAGCACGGGGGTGAGGATGAGGATCATGGGGGCCATGTCCATGGGGCCGCCGAGGATGAGGAGGAGGATGTTGATGAGCATGAAGATGACGTATTTGTTGTCGGAGACGGTGAGGAACCACTGGGTGATCATGTCGGGCACGCTGAGAAAGGCCATGACGTAGCCGAAGGCGGCCGAGGCGGAGATAAGGAAGTAGACCATGAGGACGGTGCGGAGCGTGCGTTTGAGGACGTTCCACATTCTGGAGAGCGGCACTTCGCGGTAGACGCCGAAGGCGAGGATGAAGGAGTAGACGACGGCAAGGGCGCCCGATTCGGTGGCGGTGAAGACGCCGGAGATGATGCCGCCGAGGATGATGAAGGCCGGCGACAGGGAGAGCAGCCCGTGGAAGACGATGCCGCCCCACTCGGAGCGGGGTACGGGGTCGCTGGCCGGATAGCCGCGCTTGACGGCCATGAAGTAGGCGACGGTCATGAGGGAGCCAAGGAGGAGGAAGCCGGGGACGATGCCGCCGAGGAAGAGGCTTTTGATGGAGATGCCGCCGGCGACGACGGAGTAGAGGACGAGGTTGTGGCTGGGGGGGACGACGACGCCCTGGATGGCGGAGGAGATGGTGAGGCCGACGGCGTAGTCGGCGTCATAGCCTTTTTTCTTCATGGCCGGGATCATTACCGAGCCGACCGAGGCGGCGTCGGCGCCGGCCGAACCGGAGATGTTGCCGAAGAACATGCAGGCGATGCAGTTGACGAGGGCCAGGCCGCCGCGAATGCGCCCGACGATGAGGCTGGCGAGGTTGACGAGCCGCTGGGCGAGTCCCCCCTCCCCCATTATCTGGCCGGTGAGGATGAAGAAGGGGATGGCCAGCAGGGAGAAGGTTTTGACGCCGTTGATCATCTGTTGCCCGATGGTGGGCAGGGGCACTTCGAGCCAGGTCATGGTGAGGAGCGAGGAGGCGAAGAGCGCCTGGGCGACGGGGAGTCTGAAGAGGGTAAAGAGGATGAAGCTGCAGCCAAGCAGCCATACGGCGATTTCGTTGATGTCCATTATTGTTTAGCCTCCGTCTCTTCTACGCCCATTTCGATGTCGGCTCCTTTATGACGCCGCGTGTCGACGCCGAGCATCTGGAGGACCGAGTAGACGCAGACCATGAAGCCGCTGACCGGCATTACGGCGTAGACGACGCTGTTGGGCATTTTGGTGGCCGGCAGGGTGGATTCCAGCATGAGGAGGGTGAATTCCCAGCCGTAGATGACGAAGTACAGTCCGTAGATGAGGCCCATGATGTCGATCCATTTGTCGATCCACCTGTTGACGCGGGCCGGCAGACGGTCTGTGAGGGCTTCGACGCCCATGTGGACGCCTTCGCGGAAGCCGATGGCGATGCCCATGAAGGCAAACCATACGAGGCAGATGAGGATGGCTTCCTCGGACCAGAAGAAGACGAAGTTGAGGAGTTTACGGGTCGCTACCTGGACGGCCATGACGATGATGACGCCGAGCAGGGCGAAGATGGCGCAGGTTTCGAACAGGGTGTCGATTTTGATTGCTATGCGCTTTAATGCTTCCATTGTTGTTTCCCCTCTCCGCGGGGCTACCTTTCGATAGCTTTTCTCTCTATACGCCGCCGTAGGCCATGAAGCCGCCGTCGACGGGGACGACGATGCCGGTTATGAAGCCTGATACGTCTTCGTCGGCGAGCCAGACGAGGGT
This DNA window, taken from Sporomusaceae bacterium, encodes the following:
- a CDS encoding TRAP transporter small permease, producing the protein MEALKRIAIKIDTLFETCAIFALLGVIIVMAVQVATRKLLNFVFFWSEEAILICLVWFAFMGIAIGFREGVHMGVEALTDRLPARVNRWIDKWIDIMGLIYGLYFVIYGWEFTLLMLESTLPATKMPNSVVYAVMPVSGFMVCVYSVLQMLGVDTRRHKGADIEMGVEETEAKQ
- a CDS encoding TRAP transporter large permease produces the protein MDINEIAVWLLGCSFILFTLFRLPVAQALFASSLLTMTWLEVPLPTIGQQMINGVKTFSLLAIPFFILTGQIMGEGGLAQRLVNLASLIVGRIRGGLALVNCIACMFFGNISGSAGADAASVGSVMIPAMKKKGYDADYAVGLTISSAIQGVVVPPSHNLVLYSVVAGGISIKSLFLGGIVPGFLLLGSLMTVAYFMAVKRGYPASDPVPRSEWGGIVFHGLLSLSPAFIILGGIISGVFTATESGALAVVYSFILAFGVYREVPLSRMWNVLKRTLRTVLMVYFLISASAAFGYVMAFLSVPDMITQWFLTVSDNKYVIFMLINILLLILGGPMDMAPMILILTPVLLPVCVSFGMDPVHFGLMLIFNSGMGLLTPPVGTVLFIGCAIGGVTISQGTKAMLPFFYAMIVVLLLITYIPQTVLWLPSLFK